One Bacillota bacterium genomic window carries:
- a CDS encoding methylenetetrahydrofolate reductase — translation FSAMPNAGLPTIVGGRFVYMAIPEYFAQFARRATAEPGVSLVGGCCGTTPDHVRAMRQALNEAGHRLPEEWARALEGRADLEAGRGRAVITVRPRPTQGAPGSGVPPAAGALASPVGTGTAAAFPASSPVPARASVQEAAPVSRFAEKLGRVFVVSVELDPPRGPVTQKLLAGARAVKEAGADVVNVGDSPMAQVRMSSLAAAHLIQQEESLETILHFTTRDRNLMGIQADLLGAHAMGIRHILALTGDPPGLGNYAHASAVYDIDSIGLVRVLTQLNNGVDVAGKSIGQPTRFLVGVALNPSSHDLETEVGRFRRKVEAGAHFAMTQPLFETAPLLRVLDRLGGAPLPILLGVLPLRSYQHAEYLHNEVPGVMIPEGVREAMRKAGESAERVGVEVALQAALDARPYIAGVYVIPSFGRYEQACELVRALQASLAGAVPA, via the coding sequence GGTTTTCGGCGATGCCCAATGCCGGCCTGCCCACCATCGTGGGCGGCCGGTTCGTGTACATGGCGATTCCCGAGTACTTCGCGCAGTTTGCCAGGCGCGCCACGGCGGAGCCGGGCGTCAGCCTCGTCGGCGGCTGCTGCGGGACGACCCCCGACCACGTCCGGGCGATGCGCCAGGCCCTGAACGAGGCCGGCCACCGCCTGCCTGAAGAGTGGGCCAGGGCCCTGGAAGGGCGGGCGGATCTGGAAGCGGGAAGAGGGCGGGCCGTCATCACCGTGCGGCCGAGGCCAACGCAGGGGGCCCCGGGTTCCGGGGTGCCCCCGGCGGCAGGGGCTCTGGCTTCGCCGGTGGGGACGGGGACGGCCGCCGCGTTCCCGGCCTCTTCGCCGGTGCCGGCGCGGGCCTCAGTGCAGGAGGCCGCCCCGGTCTCCCGGTTTGCCGAGAAGCTCGGACGCGTGTTCGTCGTCAGCGTGGAACTGGATCCCCCCAGGGGGCCTGTTACCCAGAAGCTGCTGGCCGGGGCGCGGGCCGTGAAGGAAGCGGGGGCCGACGTGGTCAACGTGGGCGACAGCCCCATGGCGCAGGTGCGCATGTCGTCGCTGGCGGCGGCCCACCTCATCCAGCAGGAAGAGAGCCTCGAGACCATCCTGCACTTCACCACCCGGGACCGCAACCTCATGGGCATCCAGGCCGACCTCCTCGGCGCCCACGCCATGGGCATCCGGCACATCCTGGCCCTGACCGGTGACCCGCCTGGGCTCGGCAACTACGCTCACGCCAGCGCCGTGTACGACATCGACTCCATCGGGCTCGTGCGCGTGCTGACCCAGCTGAACAACGGGGTGGACGTGGCGGGTAAGAGCATCGGGCAGCCGACGCGCTTTCTCGTGGGCGTGGCGCTCAACCCGTCATCGCACGACCTGGAGACGGAAGTGGGCCGCTTCCGGCGCAAAGTCGAGGCCGGCGCGCACTTTGCCATGACGCAGCCGCTGTTTGAGACCGCCCCGCTTTTGCGCGTCCTTGACCGGCTCGGGGGCGCGCCGCTTCCCATCCTGCTGGGGGTGCTGCCCCTGCGGAGCTACCAGCATGCCGAGTACCTGCACAACGAGGTGCCCGGCGTCATGATCCCGGAGGGCGTGCGGGAGGCGATGCGGAAGGCCGGGGAGAGCGCGGAGCGCGTCGGCGTGGAGGTGGCGCTGCAGGCCGCCCTGGACGCCCGGCCCTACATTGCGGGCGTCTACGTCATCCCTTCTTTCGGCCGCTACGAGCAGGCTTGCGAACTCGTGCGGGCGCTGCAGGCCAGCCTCGCTGGCGCCGTCCCGGCTTAA
- a CDS encoding proline dehydrogenase family protein — translation MRSTDLAFRRMILGVAGNPGVTRLVTRHGLTLGARRFVSGETLEEGIQAVAALKARGLLATLDYLGEKVSDLAAAGQASATYQRMLRALAQSGFQPNVSLKLSQFGLTIDREACLANVRHVLEVAAEVNGFVRIDMEESSLVDATLQIFRTVAREFPGRAGVVLQAYLYRTESDLKALLPMGLNVRLCKGAYSEPPSVAFPRKRDVDANYLKLLRISLKEAAFTAVATHDESIIRATAEYIREIRSAGRYEWQMLYGVKPRLQQALVGRGERVRIYVPFGTHWYPYFVRRLAERPANLAFVIRGLWG, via the coding sequence ATGCGCAGCACCGACCTCGCATTTCGCCGCATGATCCTGGGCGTGGCAGGCAACCCCGGCGTTACCCGCCTCGTGACCCGGCACGGCCTCACGCTGGGAGCGCGGCGGTTCGTCTCCGGAGAGACCCTGGAGGAGGGGATCCAGGCCGTGGCGGCACTGAAGGCCCGCGGCCTGCTGGCGACCCTCGACTACCTGGGCGAGAAAGTGAGCGACCTGGCGGCCGCCGGGCAGGCTTCGGCCACTTACCAGCGGATGCTGAGGGCCCTGGCGCAGTCGGGCTTCCAGCCCAACGTCTCCCTGAAGCTCAGCCAGTTCGGGCTGACCATCGACCGGGAGGCCTGCCTCGCCAACGTCCGGCACGTGCTGGAGGTGGCCGCAGAGGTCAACGGGTTCGTGCGCATCGACATGGAGGAGTCGTCGCTGGTCGATGCGACCCTCCAGATTTTCCGCACCGTGGCGCGCGAATTCCCCGGGCGTGCCGGGGTCGTGCTCCAGGCCTATCTGTACCGGACGGAAAGCGATTTAAAGGCGCTTCTCCCCATGGGGCTCAACGTCAGGCTCTGCAAGGGCGCGTACAGCGAGCCGCCCTCGGTGGCCTTTCCCCGCAAGCGGGACGTCGACGCCAACTACCTCAAGCTCCTGCGCATCTCGCTCAAGGAGGCCGCGTTCACCGCCGTGGCCACCCACGACGAGTCCATCATCCGGGCGACCGCGGAGTATATCCGGGAAATACGCTCGGCCGGCCGCTACGAATGGCAGATGCTTTACGGCGTGAAGCCCCGGCTGCAGCAGGCGCTGGTCGGCAGGGGTGAGCGGGTGCGCATCTACGTCCCGTTCGGCACCCACTGGTACCCGTACTTCGTGCGGCGCCTGGCCGAACGCCCTGCCAACCTGGCGTTCGTGATCCGCGGGCTGTGGGGTTAA
- a CDS encoding 2,3-bisphosphoglycerate-independent phosphoglycerate mutase, translating to MLELLQPLAQTGGKMVLLVMDGLGGLPHPDTGLTELEAARTPNMDRLAAEGSCGLSVPVAPGVTPGSGPGHLGLFGYDPQKYVVGRGVLSALGVGLTLGPHDVAARANFATRQGDVITDRRAGRISTEECARLAGLLNQRIRLDGASVHVAPEMQHRAVVIFTGEGLSPHLSDSDPQKTGVPALPVRALQPEAERTARIVNEFIRQANHVLEGEHPANAVLLRGFDRQPALPQLPELFGLRAAAIAYYPMYRGLARLVGMEPFVPGPQPQDAVAKALELWDQYDLLFIHIKGTDSAGEDGDWARKSRVIEAVDAALPALVERKPDVLVITGDHSTPAALKAHSWHPVPVLLWAKTARKDRYIRKFGEGECAHGSLGHIRAMELLPLMLAHALRLVKYGA from the coding sequence GTGCTGGAGTTGCTGCAGCCGCTGGCGCAAACCGGCGGGAAGATGGTGCTATTGGTGATGGACGGGCTCGGCGGCCTGCCCCACCCGGATACAGGGCTCACGGAACTCGAGGCGGCTCGGACGCCCAACATGGACCGGCTTGCGGCCGAAGGGTCATGCGGGCTCTCGGTGCCGGTGGCGCCCGGCGTGACGCCGGGCAGCGGGCCGGGACACCTTGGCCTGTTTGGCTATGACCCGCAGAAGTACGTGGTCGGCCGGGGGGTGTTGTCCGCGCTGGGCGTCGGGCTCACCCTGGGGCCGCATGACGTGGCCGCCCGCGCCAACTTCGCGACCCGCCAGGGCGACGTCATCACGGACCGCCGGGCAGGCCGCATCTCGACGGAGGAGTGCGCCCGGCTGGCGGGGCTCCTGAACCAGCGCATCCGGCTGGACGGCGCCTCGGTGCACGTGGCGCCCGAAATGCAGCACCGGGCCGTGGTCATCTTCACGGGCGAGGGGCTGTCACCGCACCTGAGCGACTCGGACCCCCAGAAGACGGGCGTACCAGCCCTGCCCGTGCGGGCGCTTCAGCCCGAGGCGGAGCGAACGGCGCGTATTGTCAACGAGTTTATCCGCCAGGCTAACCATGTGCTGGAAGGCGAGCACCCGGCGAACGCCGTCCTGCTCAGGGGGTTCGACCGTCAGCCTGCACTGCCCCAGCTTCCCGAACTCTTCGGGCTGCGGGCGGCGGCCATCGCATACTACCCCATGTACCGGGGGCTGGCGCGCCTGGTGGGTATGGAGCCGTTCGTTCCGGGGCCTCAGCCGCAGGACGCCGTGGCAAAGGCGCTGGAGCTTTGGGACCAGTACGACCTCCTCTTCATCCACATCAAGGGCACTGACAGCGCCGGAGAGGACGGTGACTGGGCCCGCAAGAGCCGCGTCATCGAGGCGGTGGACGCTGCGTTGCCGGCACTCGTCGAGCGAAAGCCCGACGTCCTCGTGATCACCGGCGACCACTCCACGCCGGCCGCGCTGAAGGCGCACAGCTGGCACCCGGTTCCGGTGCTGTTGTGGGCGAAAACCGCCCGTAAGGACCGGTACATCCGCAAGTTCGGGGAGGGCGAGTGCGCCCACGGCAGCCTGGGCCATATCCGGGCGATGGAGTTGCTTCCCCTGATGCTGGCCCACGCCCTGAGGCTGGTCAAGTACGGGGCGTAG
- a CDS encoding D-alanyl-D-alanine carboxypeptidase family protein, translating to MNRPWSPRRSRSGKDTGRPAPETWASQWRERSGAGSDRSLLGQGWVRLTATVVALGAAAALWLTGGGTGRAPGRGTVSGEPGREPEAGVQSATRNTPDRLGFDVAAPAAILIDGDTGQVLFEKNADMPVHPASIVKIMTMLVTMDAVKRGHVSLNDPVRISRAAEAMGGSQVYLVAGETWRLEQLMEALAIASANDAAVAIAEHVAGTEAAFVELMNRRAQELGMRDTRFTNSHGLPPEQGEDPNITTARDIAIMSKALVSEHPEVLTWTSIREKVFREQPRFVMFNTNRLVGTVEGVDGLKTGHTADAGFSLAATASRDGRRLIAALMKMDSDQTRVDQASRLLEFGFRAYRPVVVALADEKVGELRLRSGQPEAVPVRATRTLHVLTLGGDPKGVSRRLVFRDNVAPPITKGQQVGWVVAELDGREVARVPVSAGASVRPVSGATRLWRWLRDVVGVVIPGSAIRGVTAVPIASQGGHGG from the coding sequence ATGAACCGGCCGTGGTCGCCCCGCCGCAGCCGCAGCGGCAAAGACACAGGCCGCCCCGCCCCGGAGACGTGGGCCTCGCAGTGGCGCGAGCGGTCAGGGGCCGGGTCTGACCGATCGCTTCTCGGGCAGGGGTGGGTGCGGTTGACAGCCACGGTGGTGGCTCTCGGTGCCGCTGCCGCTTTGTGGTTGACCGGCGGCGGCACCGGCAGGGCCCCGGGCAGGGGAACCGTCAGCGGTGAGCCGGGGCGGGAACCGGAGGCCGGGGTACAATCCGCGACCCGCAATACGCCTGACCGCCTTGGCTTCGACGTCGCGGCACCCGCCGCCATCCTCATCGACGGGGACACCGGGCAGGTGCTGTTCGAGAAGAACGCGGACATGCCGGTTCATCCGGCCAGTATCGTGAAGATCATGACGATGCTCGTGACCATGGACGCGGTGAAGCGGGGGCACGTTTCGCTCAACGACCCGGTGCGCATCAGCCGCGCCGCCGAGGCGATGGGCGGCTCCCAGGTGTACCTGGTGGCCGGGGAGACGTGGAGGCTCGAACAGCTCATGGAAGCGCTCGCCATCGCCTCGGCCAACGACGCGGCGGTGGCCATCGCCGAACATGTGGCCGGCACGGAGGCCGCGTTCGTGGAGTTGATGAACCGGCGGGCGCAGGAGCTGGGTATGCGGGACACCCGGTTTACCAACTCCCACGGGCTGCCGCCGGAGCAGGGCGAGGATCCCAACATCACCACCGCGCGGGACATCGCCATCATGTCGAAGGCGCTGGTCAGCGAGCACCCCGAGGTACTGACCTGGACGTCGATCCGGGAGAAGGTGTTCCGGGAGCAGCCGCGCTTCGTCATGTTCAACACCAACCGGCTCGTGGGCACGGTGGAGGGCGTCGACGGGCTCAAGACCGGCCACACGGCGGACGCGGGGTTTTCGCTGGCGGCGACGGCGTCGCGGGACGGCCGCAGGCTCATCGCCGCGCTCATGAAGATGGACAGCGACCAGACCCGAGTGGACCAGGCCTCGAGGCTGCTGGAGTTCGGGTTCCGGGCGTACCGGCCCGTGGTGGTGGCGCTGGCGGACGAAAAAGTGGGCGAACTGCGGCTGCGCAGCGGTCAGCCGGAGGCGGTTCCCGTTCGAGCCACCCGAACCCTGCACGTCCTGACGCTCGGCGGCGACCCCAAAGGCGTCAGCAGGCGGTTGGTGTTTCGCGATAACGTGGCACCGCCGATCACGAAGGGGCAGCAGGTGGGGTGGGTGGTGGCCGAGCTGGACGGCCGGGAGGTGGCGCGAGTTCCGGTGTCGGCGGGCGCGTCGGTGCGGCCGGTATCGGGGGCGACGCGGCTGTGGCGCTGGCTGCGGGACGTTGTGGGCGTCGTCATTCCGGGAAGCGCCATCAGGGGCGTCACGGCCGTTCCCATCGCCTCGCAGGGCGGTCATGGCGGCTGA
- a CDS encoding GntR family transcriptional regulator: MPGSLSPLKLDNYKPLRELVFEALREAIISGALKPGERLMEVQLADELGVSRTPVREAIRKLEHDGFVVMIPRKGAYVADISLKDVAEIFDVRRALEALAAQLAAERASDDDLERVERILLEYGECIDTNDTARLIEVDTRFHESIYQMSGNARLKHMLSLLSEQVMRFRTMTLSHRPRMRRALEEHRRIVEAIASRDAERAARLAREHIESAENALMELIAGSKGAERGADKAAAVAGEGEEAPYDGES, encoded by the coding sequence GTGCCCGGTTCGCTGTCACCGCTGAAACTGGACAATTACAAGCCTTTGCGCGAACTCGTCTTCGAGGCGCTGCGGGAAGCCATCATCTCGGGCGCCCTGAAGCCGGGTGAGCGGCTGATGGAGGTTCAACTGGCCGACGAACTCGGCGTCAGCCGCACTCCGGTCCGGGAGGCCATCCGCAAGCTGGAGCACGACGGGTTCGTGGTGATGATTCCGAGGAAGGGCGCCTACGTGGCGGACATCTCCCTCAAGGACGTGGCGGAGATCTTCGACGTCCGCAGGGCTCTGGAGGCGCTGGCCGCCCAGCTGGCGGCGGAGCGGGCCAGCGACGACGACCTGGAGCGGGTCGAGCGCATCCTGCTGGAGTACGGCGAGTGCATCGACACCAACGACACGGCCCGCCTGATTGAGGTGGATACCCGCTTTCACGAGTCCATCTACCAGATGTCTGGCAACGCCCGCCTCAAGCACATGCTCAGCCTTCTGAGCGAACAGGTGATGCGGTTCAGGACGATGACCCTCTCCCACCGGCCACGCATGCGCAGGGCGCTGGAGGAACACCGCCGCATCGTCGAGGCCATTGCGAGCCGGGACGCCGAGCGCGCCGCCAGGCTGGCCAGGGAACACATCGAGAGCGCGGAGAACGCCCTCATGGAACTGATTGCCGGCTCCAAGGGGGCCGAGAGAGGCGCCGACAAGGCGGCTGCGGTGGCCGGCGAAGGTGAGGAAGCCCCGTATGACGGCGAGTCGTGA
- a CDS encoding NTP transferase domain-containing protein: MTASREAGSGVLSPRLDALVLAAADNSGRLRQASSEAFEALIPIGKQPMVAYVTGALSRARRVGRIICVGPPAVVEAAVAGAQAAAAEVVGVEPGARLIDNLERGLHASKTGHVVVVTSDIPLLQPHMVDDFVRRCEEGGELFDVWYAVVERSAGERAYPGVRRTWVRLSDGTFTGGNVMVVARDIVQRTRRLLGPALDARKSPLTLAKLLGLAAVLRFLVGRLSIADAEQRVSAMLGIRGKAVVTPYAEIGIDVDKPSDLELARRFLTPTHAGA, from the coding sequence ATGACGGCGAGTCGTGAGGCCGGTTCGGGCGTGCTCTCGCCCAGGCTGGATGCCCTGGTGCTGGCGGCCGCCGACAACAGCGGCCGGCTGAGGCAGGCAAGCTCGGAGGCGTTCGAGGCGCTCATCCCCATCGGGAAGCAGCCGATGGTGGCGTACGTGACCGGCGCGCTGAGCCGGGCGCGGCGGGTCGGGCGCATCATCTGCGTCGGGCCTCCGGCGGTCGTTGAGGCCGCGGTGGCGGGGGCGCAGGCGGCCGCCGCCGAGGTGGTCGGCGTCGAGCCGGGCGCGCGCCTCATCGACAACCTGGAGCGGGGACTTCACGCTTCGAAGACCGGCCACGTCGTGGTGGTGACGTCCGACATCCCGCTTCTTCAGCCCCACATGGTGGACGACTTCGTGCGGCGCTGCGAAGAGGGCGGCGAACTTTTCGACGTCTGGTACGCGGTGGTGGAGCGGTCGGCCGGCGAACGGGCGTATCCCGGCGTGCGGCGAACCTGGGTGCGGCTTTCGGACGGCACGTTTACCGGCGGCAATGTGATGGTCGTGGCCCGCGACATCGTCCAACGCACGAGACGGCTTCTCGGGCCGGCTCTGGACGCCCGCAAGAGCCCGCTGACGCTGGCGAAGCTGCTTGGTCTGGCGGCCGTGCTGCGTTTCTTGGTGGGCAGGCTCTCCATCGCCGACGCCGAGCAGAGGGTGAGCGCCATGCTGGGCATCCGGGGAAAGGCGGTCGTGACGCCGTACGCCGAGATCGGCATCGATGTGGACAAACCCTCCGACCTGGAGCTCGCTCGCCGCTTCCTGACCCCGACCCACGCCGGGGCGTGA
- a CDS encoding YdcF family protein yields the protein MTGDTPSGSGHPTEGSPVARHIAREPGVPPLAPDHARRLTEIVFLPETVPRPADALFVFGGTHPRHWQTALEAYRRGLGGVLVVTGGHDPGGGQHPCWRYGDEPQAHVIARHLVEGGVPRSAVVVEDRSTNTLENVLFARNVFDFSRVASLVFIGKSHAAGRQYRTLRRHLPGLVHCWPFTFNAEYQGAVVGRHNWMRTDVGRRRVWGEYVRILVYGRRGDIEPLAQPIEDLDPYVAPYLDHPAG from the coding sequence ATGACGGGCGACACCCCAAGCGGCTCGGGCCACCCGACGGAAGGAAGCCCCGTGGCCCGGCACATCGCCCGCGAGCCGGGCGTCCCGCCCCTGGCCCCGGACCACGCCCGGCGGCTGACGGAGATCGTGTTCCTGCCCGAGACCGTGCCCCGGCCCGCCGATGCCCTCTTCGTCTTCGGGGGAACGCACCCGCGGCACTGGCAGACCGCGCTGGAGGCCTACCGGCGCGGGCTGGGCGGGGTCTTGGTGGTGACCGGAGGTCACGATCCCGGGGGCGGGCAGCACCCCTGCTGGCGCTACGGCGACGAGCCCCAGGCCCACGTCATCGCCCGCCACTTGGTGGAGGGCGGGGTTCCCCGGTCGGCCGTCGTGGTGGAGGACCGGTCCACCAACACCCTGGAGAATGTGCTCTTCGCCCGCAACGTCTTCGACTTCTCCCGCGTGGCCAGCCTGGTGTTCATCGGCAAGAGCCACGCCGCCGGGCGCCAGTACCGGACGTTGCGCCGGCACCTACCGGGCCTCGTGCACTGCTGGCCCTTTACCTTCAACGCTGAGTACCAGGGCGCGGTCGTCGGCCGCCACAACTGGATGCGCACCGACGTTGGCCGGCGACGGGTGTGGGGCGAGTACGTGCGCATCCTGGTCTACGGACGAAGGGGCGACATCGAGCCGCTGGCGCAGCCCATCGAGGACCTGGACCCGTACGTCGCCCCCTACCTCGACCACCCCGCCGGTTGA
- the cobA gene encoding uroporphyrinogen-III C-methyltransferase — translation MAKGIVYLIGAGPGNPKLITVRGLECLRRADVVVYDRLGSAELLREVRPGGAEIIYAGKVAGHHTMRQEEINHLLIRKAEEGKVVARLKGGDPFVFGRGGEEAEALAERGIPFEVIPGITSAIAAPAYAGIPVTYRSCASTFAIVTGHEDPTKERSAVDWARISTGANTIVFLMGLANLQAISRRLTAHGRSPETPVALIRWGSRPDQRTVTGTLATITAEAARADLTPPVVIVVGEVVRLREKLRWFEDRPLFGHRVAVIRGWDGAGILTDLIEHLGGEAIDIRIIDGAGPSDREELDRTVRRLRDCHLVVFTSVRGVERLFSRLDLLGLDARALAGPRVVAFGSWTAAALRARGIRPDFAGEDRGLLKEILAEQRISAVVFAGAPTVACCIEMFGQDAGPLPAGVTVACLDEEAAQMAAALGLAVHVVPPEPTAAALADGLAQYFLGPARPPGAGPLPAAAFRGLRGAGQEPGRALDDTPSDLGHTCVPPRTA, via the coding sequence ATGGCCAAGGGGATCGTCTACCTCATCGGCGCAGGACCCGGGAACCCAAAGCTGATCACCGTCCGCGGTCTGGAGTGCCTGCGCAGGGCCGACGTCGTGGTCTACGACCGGCTGGGCAGTGCCGAACTGCTCCGGGAAGTCCGGCCGGGGGGGGCGGAAATCATCTACGCGGGCAAGGTTGCCGGGCATCATACCATGCGGCAGGAAGAGATCAACCACCTGCTCATCCGCAAGGCGGAGGAGGGCAAGGTGGTGGCTCGCCTTAAGGGTGGCGATCCCTTCGTCTTCGGCCGCGGCGGCGAGGAGGCCGAGGCCCTGGCCGAGCGGGGAATTCCCTTCGAGGTCATTCCCGGCATTACTTCGGCCATCGCCGCTCCGGCCTATGCCGGGATTCCGGTGACCTACCGCAGCTGTGCCTCAACCTTTGCCATCGTCACCGGCCATGAGGACCCAACGAAGGAGCGTTCTGCGGTGGATTGGGCCCGCATCTCCACCGGCGCGAACACCATCGTCTTTCTGATGGGGCTTGCCAATTTGCAGGCTATTTCCCGGCGGCTGACGGCCCACGGCCGGTCCCCGGAGACCCCCGTGGCCCTGATCCGCTGGGGATCCCGTCCGGACCAGCGGACGGTGACCGGCACCCTGGCCACGATCACCGCGGAGGCCGCCCGGGCCGACCTGACGCCGCCGGTGGTGATTGTGGTCGGTGAGGTGGTGCGGCTCAGGGAAAAGCTGCGCTGGTTCGAAGACAGGCCGCTCTTCGGGCACCGGGTCGCCGTCATCCGTGGGTGGGATGGAGCCGGGATCTTGACCGACCTCATCGAACATCTCGGCGGGGAGGCCATCGACATCCGGATCATTGACGGGGCTGGACCCTCGGACAGGGAGGAGCTGGACCGGACGGTCCGCCGCCTGCGGGATTGCCACCTGGTCGTTTTCACCTCTGTCCGCGGGGTGGAGCGCCTCTTCAGTCGCCTGGATCTCCTGGGTCTGGACGCCCGGGCCCTGGCTGGCCCCCGGGTAGTCGCGTTTGGAAGCTGGACGGCCGCTGCCCTCCGGGCCCGGGGGATTCGCCCTGACTTTGCCGGTGAAGACCGTGGCCTGTTGAAGGAGATTCTCGCCGAACAGCGGATCAGCGCCGTCGTCTTCGCCGGCGCCCCGACGGTGGCCTGCTGCATCGAGATGTTTGGCCAGGACGCGGGCCCGCTGCCGGCGGGGGTCACGGTGGCCTGCCTGGATGAGGAGGCCGCCCAGATGGCCGCGGCCCTCGGGCTGGCGGTGCACGTGGTGCCGCCGGAGCCGACGGCCGCCGCCCTGGCCGATGGGCTGGCGCAGTACTTCCTGGGTCCCGCGAGGCCGCCGGGAGCTGGCCCTCTCCCAGCCGCAGCTTTCCGTGGGCTCAGGGGCGCCGGCCAGGAGCCGGGCCGGGCCCTCGACGACACCCCCTCGGATCTGGGCCACACCTGTGTTCCGCCTCGAACAGCATGA
- a CDS encoding bifunctional precorrin-2 dehydrogenase/sirohydrochlorin ferrochelatase, which yields MGLFFPIGLKLARHECLVVGGGEVAQRKAESLLQVEARVTVIAPQVTSQLRAWAEAGVLRWIPREYRSGDVDGFALVIAATDVEAVNQQVAAEARARRVLVNVCDQPELCGFIVPAVVRRGSLTLAVFTGGQSPMLARKIREDLERQYGLEYAEFLEILGSLRRRLRREVPDPRKRQEIYRRLVHSDALERLRQGRRAQVEAMAEQLIALVRANSG from the coding sequence GTGGGCCTGTTTTTTCCAATCGGTCTGAAACTGGCCAGACACGAGTGCCTGGTGGTAGGCGGCGGCGAGGTCGCCCAGCGGAAGGCCGAATCCCTGCTCCAGGTCGAAGCCCGGGTTACTGTCATCGCTCCTCAGGTGACCTCCCAACTGCGGGCCTGGGCGGAGGCGGGCGTCCTGCGCTGGATCCCCAGGGAGTACCGTTCCGGCGACGTGGACGGGTTTGCCTTGGTCATCGCCGCCACCGATGTCGAGGCGGTCAACCAACAGGTCGCCGCCGAAGCGCGGGCCAGGCGAGTTCTGGTCAACGTCTGCGATCAGCCGGAGCTTTGCGGTTTCATAGTGCCCGCAGTGGTCCGCCGGGGCAGCCTGACCCTGGCCGTCTTCACCGGCGGCCAGAGCCCCATGCTGGCCCGGAAAATCCGAGAGGACCTGGAGCGGCAGTATGGCTTGGAGTACGCCGAGTTCCTGGAGATTCTCGGCTCCCTGCGGCGCCGGCTCAGGCGGGAGGTGCCCGATCCCCGGAAGCGCCAGGAAATCTACCGCCGTTTGGTCCATTCCGATGCCCTCGAGCGGCTTCGTCAGGGCCGGCGGGCCCAGGTGGAGGCCATGGCCGAGCAACTGATCGCCCTGGTCCGCGCGAATTCCGGGTAA
- a CDS encoding helix-turn-helix transcriptional regulator: MLGEHLKKLRLEHGMSLEELSDRLDIPVDCLQEIEEGTRRLSPTTIKEVAQIFGVPEESLRVLDQPPAPLPMEIPPEVTPEGIGRKIRELRTAKGLTLSEMSRRSDLSLAHLSEVERGRSSASLKTLERIAEVLEVPVAVLVGRDECDPLGERVRRLRERVGLTQKELAELVGVSHTLVGQIENGRLQPSVATLTRLAIALGVSPCYFLIEEEDVPRRRTPLDDAMTRALGYQEVRDFLHLMGELDDPEREKVLGFLSWLTGGRGLIGRAGGCSTDPVTQELLQILAGLSPEDKAFLLESARFISRKARADRNGPRPDGDGGGDLV, translated from the coding sequence GTGCTGGGTGAGCATCTCAAGAAGTTGCGTCTGGAGCATGGCATGAGTCTGGAGGAGCTGTCCGACCGGCTGGACATCCCAGTGGATTGCCTCCAGGAAATCGAAGAAGGTACGCGGCGGCTCTCGCCAACCACCATCAAGGAGGTTGCCCAGATTTTCGGCGTCCCCGAGGAGTCGCTGCGGGTCCTGGATCAGCCCCCGGCCCCCCTCCCCATGGAGATTCCGCCCGAGGTGACTCCCGAGGGGATTGGCCGGAAGATCCGGGAGCTTCGGACGGCCAAAGGGCTGACCCTGAGCGAGATGAGCCGCCGATCTGACCTTTCCCTGGCCCATCTGAGTGAGGTGGAAAGGGGCCGATCGTCGGCCTCCCTCAAGACCCTCGAGCGGATCGCCGAGGTCCTCGAGGTCCCCGTGGCCGTTCTGGTGGGCCGGGATGAGTGCGATCCCCTGGGCGAACGGGTTCGGCGGCTCCGGGAGCGGGTGGGCCTTACTCAGAAGGAGCTGGCGGAGCTGGTGGGGGTCTCCCACACCCTGGTGGGGCAGATCGAGAACGGCCGGCTGCAGCCCTCGGTGGCGACGCTCACCCGGCTGGCTATAGCCCTGGGGGTGTCCCCCTGCTACTTCCTCATCGAAGAAGAAGACGTTCCCCGGCGGCGGACTCCGCTGGACGACGCGATGACGCGGGCGCTGGGCTACCAGGAGGTGCGGGATTTCCTGCACCTGATGGGGGAACTGGACGACCCGGAGCGAGAGAAGGTTCTGGGCTTCCTTTCCTGGCTGACCGGCGGGCGCGGCCTGATTGGACGGGCCGGCGGGTGTTCCACCGACCCCGTAACCCAGGAACTCCTCCAGATCCTGGCCGGACTCAGCCCCGAGGACAAGGCTTTTCTGTTGGAGTCCGCCCGGTTTATCAGCCGCAAGGCCCGGGCCGATCGCAACGGCCCCAGGCCCGACGGCGACGGGGGCGGCGACCTGGTGTAA